A single region of the Campylobacter concisus genome encodes:
- a CDS encoding retention module-containing protein, with translation MAKEAGVVKSVNGGIARALNDLTGEVRQLSVGDIVYQGEKIVTEGSNSKVTITQTDGKDITLIGKDTLTLDQDSNNNETVADISALQQAILKGTDLNALEETAAGGPQAGGNGGDGVSLSSTSFAEGGHISNINANVGSIDALSLAAGGDNNFGVSGGSAVGAGIEATGPALPAGSIKIPLSAY, from the coding sequence ATGGCTAAAGAAGCTGGAGTAGTTAAAAGCGTAAACGGAGGAATAGCAAGAGCACTTAATGACTTAACGGGAGAGGTAAGACAATTAAGTGTAGGAGATATTGTATACCAAGGTGAAAAGATAGTTACAGAGGGTTCTAACTCTAAAGTAACAATAACTCAAACTGATGGTAAAGATATAACTTTAATAGGTAAAGATACTCTAACACTAGACCAAGACTCTAACAATAACGAAACAGTAGCTGATATCTCAGCTTTACAACAAGCCATCTTAAAAGGAACAGACCTTAATGCTCTAGAAGAAACTGCAGCAGGTGGTCCACAAGCAGGTGGCAATGGTGGAGATGGCGTAAGCTTATCTTCTACTAGCTTTGCAGAAGGAGGCCACATTAGTAACATCAACGCTAATGTAGGAAGCATAGATGCTTTATCTCTAGCAGCAGGTGGAGATAATAACTTTGGTGTAAGTGGAGGAAGTGCTGTTGGGGCTGGAATTGAAGCAACAGGACCTGCTTTACCAGCAGGAAGTATAAAAATTCCATTGTCGGCGTAT